From the Microbacterium sp. W4I4 genome, one window contains:
- a CDS encoding A24 family peptidase: MTPAIVFVTVFAALFGLAIGSFLNVVAYRLPRKISLLRESRCPNCRARIRWYQNIPVLSWFALKGRCATCWERISPRYAIVEGATGLLFALVALGVIFGRPLDLRPVDGSLWFTSAEFWGILLTLEVFAAFSVVLTLIDLDSKRLPNTIVLPGWAAIIVLLLVTTLLTRFVSPAARSTTGESLDTWWPFLRALIGGAALFLFYYVVRLISPRGMGGGDVKLAGLVGTMLGWFGWGALVFGAFAAFVLGAAYGGILLLTRRAKRKSAIPFGPWILLGAWAGIVVGEPIGRWYVGLMS; this comes from the coding sequence ATGACCCCTGCGATCGTCTTCGTAACCGTCTTCGCGGCACTCTTCGGCCTCGCGATCGGGTCGTTCCTCAACGTCGTGGCGTACCGGCTGCCGAGGAAGATCTCGCTCCTTCGGGAGAGCAGGTGCCCGAACTGCCGGGCGCGGATCCGCTGGTACCAGAACATCCCGGTGCTGTCGTGGTTCGCACTCAAGGGCCGCTGCGCCACCTGCTGGGAGCGCATCTCCCCGCGCTACGCCATCGTCGAGGGCGCGACCGGCCTGCTGTTCGCACTCGTCGCGCTGGGCGTCATCTTCGGACGCCCCCTCGATCTGCGCCCGGTGGACGGCTCGCTGTGGTTCACCTCCGCCGAGTTCTGGGGCATCCTGCTCACCCTCGAGGTCTTCGCCGCATTCAGCGTCGTGCTGACGCTCATCGACCTCGACAGCAAACGCCTGCCGAACACGATCGTGCTGCCCGGATGGGCCGCGATCATCGTGCTGCTGCTGGTCACCACGCTGCTGACTCGTTTCGTCTCGCCTGCGGCTCGCTCAACGACCGGGGAATCGCTCGACACCTGGTGGCCGTTCCTGCGGGCACTCATCGGCGGGGCCGCGCTGTTCCTCTTCTACTACGTCGTCCGGCTGATCAGCCCGCGCGGCATGGGCGGCGGAGACGTGAAGCTCGCCGGCCTCGTCGGCACGATGCTCGGCTGGTTCGGGTGGGGAGCCCTCGTCTTCGGCGCATTTGCGGCCTTCGTGCTCGGCGCCGCCTACGGCGGCATCCTGCTGCTGACCAGACGTGCGAAACGTAAATCGGCGATCCCATTCGGCCCCTGGATCCTCTTGGGTGCCTGGGCCGGGATCGTCGTCGGAGAACCGATAGGACGCTGGTACGTCGGACTCATGAGCTGA
- a CDS encoding PilW family protein: MNIDDESGLSLIELIIYVLILGVITAAIAMLFINTLQTEKSVRDQTAATTRGQLISSQIERAVRNAEAFAIEDGGATLKVNSVDRNGTTLCQGFTFSGGDVRMVISDSPSATPSSWPAWQDGVKKDPAKPYFSASGADAVTYAFDATNPDLGGSPVRFTGNVYMRNTASGSVSPCW, encoded by the coding sequence ATGAATATCGATGACGAGTCCGGCCTGAGCCTGATCGAGTTGATCATCTACGTACTGATTCTCGGGGTGATCACGGCGGCGATCGCAATGCTCTTCATTAACACCCTGCAGACGGAGAAAAGCGTGCGCGATCAGACGGCCGCAACCACTCGAGGACAACTGATCTCTTCACAGATCGAGCGCGCCGTCCGAAACGCTGAAGCATTTGCCATTGAGGACGGCGGCGCAACTCTGAAGGTCAACAGTGTTGATCGAAACGGAACGACGCTCTGCCAGGGATTCACCTTCTCGGGCGGTGACGTTCGCATGGTGATCAGCGACTCACCATCGGCCACTCCGAGTTCATGGCCTGCGTGGCAGGACGGGGTAAAGAAGGATCCCGCCAAGCCGTACTTTTCAGCCAGTGGGGCAGATGCAGTCACCTACGCGTTCGACGCAACCAATCCCGACCTCGGGGGCTCGCCAGTCAGATTCACGGGGAATGTGTACATGCGAAATACAGCATCTGGGAGTGTGTCACCATGCTGGTGA